The nucleotide sequence TGTGCTTCGATTCATAGAGCtttagaaaaagttcaaaatgcACCTCATTTGCAGGtactatataagaaaaataataataaatcacaaaaattGCAGTATTTTGCTCATCCATGGATATCCCCTACGAATAGTCATGAAATAATCCATGATCCATCACTatcatttgttttcttttttcaagGAAATAAAATTACTAGCTTGCAcctctatttgataatttaaggCATCCCGAGTGAAGCTACTTGGACTCACGGTCTTCATCAACAACTTGAAAGTGCAGATTTAATAAGATGGTTCTTTGTCCATTCAACAATCTATTGGTATTTGCATTGTATTTTATTCTAACTACTTGAAGTTATTAGACATGCCGACCTACCATACCCTGACATATAGACACTCACATCTCACCCAAGATGAATGCACTCCAGTGCACATGAAGTGGGATTAGTAGGCATCAAAATCTACAATTCATAACTAGCTTAGTTCAAATGAATATCCAAAGTCAAATAGGCTATGCCATTAAAGTTTGATGAAGTTGTGGATAGAAGATGTATAGCAGAGTAGACTTATTTGAAGATGTCTTAGTCCTttccttattttgaaaaaaatattgttgaaatTTCTACACCTTACTTTCAAAAGAATAAactcctgagccgggggtctatcggaaacagcctctctacttcttcgaaggtagtggAATTGGAATGGACTGCGTAggctttaccctccccagacctcactatgtgggaatacactaggtatgttattgttgttgttgacttttaACAGAATAAACACATTAGttttttgatctttgaaaataaCCACATATTAGTATTGTCTAGCTATCGGGGATCGAGCCTTCTTTATATCAAGGCAACGGTTTGTGGTATTGTTACTTTAATACTAGACTTTAAAGCATTTCAGATTGACGACCGTCTTTTGAACTCAGCCAAAGCTTCAACTTCAAATCAATCTGATCTGGtacaaatttcaatttttgtcaATAATATGATATACTCAACCTAAGCACGACATAGTGATCAAAAAAGTTATTAACAATTTACCACTATGTGACAAATGGTTTAGATAAACTTTATAGGAAAGAATGGTTACAAGACTCGGAACTCACCACTGTTGATGGTATCTCTTCAACAAAGATTGTCCTGAATTGACTTTATTATCACCCTTGAGCCAAATTTCACACATTGCTGCCAACAAAAATGCTATTGCAATTCTCTGgaaaacaattaaagaaaataagttaaaaattatTCACTTGAACAAGAGAAATACAgaacaaaatataaaacataGCTCAAAAGTTACATTAGCCTTCTTTTTTACCACCACCAACACTGACGAAACCAAAAAGAATATGGTAGCTTCATACCTGCAATATACCCATCCATCTGATTCTCTCAATGTCAACTCCATAAGTTAGATTTTTGATACCGTGAAAATAGCCGCCTGTTTAGAGAGAAAGCATTTAAGTATCATACTTGCAAGCATGAATCTAATAGATCAAACTAGTATTTTCCCGTTGCATGGCAAACTAATAAACAGCTGTTGAAAGATAAAGTTGGACAGATGACTAAAAGACGAGCACCTTGAAGAAAGAGTCCAAGGATTAGAAGCTTAAGTGCGCGATGTACTGCCTTTCCAGTCGCACTAACTCTGCAGGACATGTTCTGTATAATCCAAAAGAAATTCTATAAGCATACGAAgcaaaaaatatccaaaacttcAATACAGTTTATTATGAAAACAGGTCAAccaatataaaatcataaaaatgtcCTTCGTATCTCGATTCACAGACAATAATTTGCTACAAAACCAATATCTACAAATTTGTTAGGGCAACAAAACATAGTTTAATAGTCTGAAACGTATTTACCTTGTACGCAAGTGCAAGTGACACTCCAACAATGAAGAGGAAAAATGGCATGACAAAATCTGCGAGGGTTATCCCATCCCATGGTGAATGATTTATAGCAGGATAAATTCCACCAGCGTATTCCACAAATATCATTAACTGCAGAAAGCgtagcagaagcaagacagaatAAGATGATAACCTTTTAAAGCAAAAGAACCAAATTGCTCATTCAGGTTTATTAGGAATTAGTTtcacataaacaacaaaatgAGCGATTTTACTCCCACGCGCACAAAGAAGAACTATTGTCATATTTCCCTTTTCGTAATAAACAAAATTCTACATGAGACACTTTTAGACCTACATAAGATTAACATCCTTGCCTGGTAAGTATTGTTCAATTCCATAACCTTTCATCGAATTTTCCCATCCCTGTCATGTATCCACGAAATGGTAAATTGTGCTCGATCCCGACAATTATTAGGGATTAAAACATGATAGATGACTTGATTGAAACATATGGCACTTTTCTTGagactgggtatgttgttgtacttTACAAGTTGAAATAAGGTATGCGGAGTGTGTTTTTCAgattaaaatttttcttaaaagtcaAAACACCCTCGTCTTCTTACCAATCATATTAAGTCTTAAACGCCACCCAAGTCCGCGTCTCTTCTTCCAAGTAGAGTTCATGTTTTTTCAAGTTAAAACAACTTAGACCACCCTCAACACCCAAGTCAAAGAATAATGAGCAAGTCCGAAAGCGTAAGTATGCAGTAGGCATACTCCTGGAACAATCAGCATAAGCAAATAACAAATTTGAGGGAACCAAGCAATAACGCTGGGAACTTTACTCAAACGCAAGGGATTCGACCAcaagaaaacacaaaaagaaagaaacccAGCAATAAAGCTGCAAACTTTACGCGAATGCAAGTAATTCCACAAGAGAACGCCAAAAGAAAGAAACCAAAAATGAAGAAGAGTCAACAACACTCAAATAACAAAACTGCCAGAATTTGGGGAAATCCACATGGGTAGAAAAAACAATAAAACATTCCTTGAATCATTTAACTAAGACTCAATCCCAAACTAGTTCTCATATGCACTTTaacaaaaactacaaaaagattacAAATTTAAATTGCTATAAGAAAATAGAGTAGATGAGAAATTAACCAAAAGGAAGAAAAAGCAAAAACAGACAAGAGTCAAAAacacacaacaaaacaaaaaggaaaaaaacaaccCCCAACAAGAAAATCTTTAGAATCAGCAAATCAACCGAGAGAGAGACAACAACATGCACATTGAATCAACAACAACCATGACATCCtggtgtaatcccacaagtgggataTGGGGAGGATAGAATGTACGCAGACCTTAACCCTACCCTTACCTATATGGAGTAAAgtggttatttccgatagactcGTGATAGAAAGGAAAATAACGACAACAAAATAGCAACATAAATAATATGCACATTGAATCATTCAACTAAACTCAATACCAAACTACTCCTTATAACTATATGAATCTGGAAATCTACAAAGCAATATGCACATCAACAAAaactaaacaacaacaacaataacgacTGCGCCTCAGTACCAAACAAGTTAAGGTCATCAAAGAGAACAAAAAAGAGAGGGGCAATGAGAAAATTACCGCAACAGTGATTCCACGGAAAATGTCAAGAGAAAGAAGGCGACCATCGCCTGCAGTAGAACCACCACTCTTAGACCTACGAAAATGTTGTCCACCATTGCCGATATGATCAGCACTCGATTTAGGCAATGTGGACAAAGGTGATTTCGGCGATGaaacaaatttttgaaaagacaacTCTAAATCATTATCCTTTGTTACATCACTTGTAATAACCTCAATCCTAGGATACAACAAATTCTTGCCTTCTGGTTGAACTTGAACAACATCcccttgttgttgttgttgttgttgttgttgttgttgtggatccCATCTTAATCTTGCATCATTCTTCTCTCTTATTAGTTGATAAGATCCCATTTTCAAGAAAATGTAGCTTATACCCTTTAACTCTCTatataccccaaaaaatcctaaTCCTTCTCTATATCTACTCCATTTACCCCCTCAAATCACAAGTTTTCATCAACACCCTTTTCAAGAATCTCCCTAAATGGTGACAAATCTTGCACAATAAATCCACTGCacacaaaaaaatcaaatctttttcatTACAAAAGATCAAAGTTCCAAATTTTTTTCCAAACAATAAGGATACAACTGATGGCAACAACAAAAATGCTAATAAATCAAGAACTcaccaacaaaaaaaaatctgCAAAAAAAACCCAACACCCTTTTCACCAATCTGCTTCAAATGGTGGTGCTAATTCTTGCAATATAAATTTCACTgcaaaaaaatgaattttttttacattaatttatttccaaaaaaaataCAAGGAATATAACTGTTAGCAACAAAAATGCATTAAATGCATAATGGGCatctgaaaaataataataataatcagaaTACTGATAAATCAAGAacccaccaccaccaaaaaaattCACagcaaaaatgggattttaatgcTGATTTATTTATTTCCAATAAAAATAACTGTTAGCAACAAAAAATGCATAATGAATATATGGAAAATAATCAGAATACTAATAAATCAAGAACCCACCAACACAAAAATTTTGCAAGAACCAGCACCAAAAAAAGCACCAGAGGACAATAATAATGTactataatagaaaaaaaaaaacactctttatttttctccaCCCTTTGTTTTACAATACACAAAAAAAGATGGCAAAGGGGCCAAAAATATTCTTATGTATTATTTGTGTGTAGTAAGtagacacatatacatatatagatatagagaGAGATAATTAGAGGGAGATGAGAGGTTGATATGTAGAGTGTTTGTACTTATATACAACTTTGTCATTCATGTAACATGTTTTTTTACTACTAGGATTTGTACTTTCACTTTTAGAGTTTAAGTTATATACATCGTTTAATATGAACGAATTCAGAGGATCTGATTTGCTTAAATTTAATAGACCTTATCCAAATGATGTGTATGTATATAAAGAAATTTGTTAAAGTATTTAATAGTTGTTATTGTAATATTAATCTATTCTGATAGGAATATATAATTTTCAGGtctttcttttgtatttgagtttcgagtttaagttatatatacATTATCATATGTGCAAGGATCAGGAGGATCTGGTTTATGTAAATTTTGGTAGATCTTATCTAACTGGTATGTATATAAGGAAATTTATTAAAGTATTTAATAGTTGTTATTGTAATATTAATTTATTCGGatggaaatatgtaaatttcaaattttgcttTTGTACTTAGTCTCGAGTTTAAGTTATATACATTATCATATGGGAACGTATCAGGAGGATCTGGTTTACGTAAATTTAGTAGGCCTTATCTAAATGATATGTATAAAAGGAAATTTGTTAAAGTAATATTTGTTATTGTAATATTAATCTGTTTGGATAGAACtatataaatttcaaatattgCTTTGTACTTGAGTTTTGAGTTTACATTATGTACATTGTCATATGTGAATGGATCAAGAGGATTTGGTTTGCGAAAATTTAGTAGACCTTATATAAATGGTATGTGTATAAGGAGATTTTGTTAAAGTATTTAATATTTGTTATTGTAATATTAATATGTTCGAATagaaatatataattttcaaatcttGCTTTTATActtgagttttgaatttaaattatacGTATTATCATATGTGAATGGGTCAGGAGGATCTGATTTGCGTAAATTTAGTAGACCTTATGTAAATGGTATGTATATAAGGAAATTTATTAAAGTGTTTAATAGTTACTACTGTAATATTAATCTGTTAGGatagaaatattaaattttaaatcttgcTTTTGTATTTGAGTTTTGAGTTTAAATTATATACATTATCATATGTGAATGGATTAAGAGAATCTGGTTTGCGTTAATTTAGTAGACCTTATCTAAATGGTGCATATCTATATAAGGAAATTTGTTAAAGTAtttaatagttgttattataataTTAACCTGTTTGGATAGAAATATATAAATTTCAAATCTTGCTTACTAATTTAGTATAGAGTTTAATGTGGCATTTGAATGTAAAAATGTGATACtaatagagaaaaattaaagttaaaaagGATTTTGAGAATAAAAGTTTGACCATATAtttaacttgaaaaaattatatattttgcaAGTGTAAAAGATTTTTTactattctaattttaaaaagttatctTTAAAACTATTCAGAGATTCAATCCAATATATAAccaaatcttatttttaaaaaaaaattatggacgGATAGGTCATAAGTTCTATATACCtttttagagtaagaattttTTATACTATCAAATCACTTAGATATGCATATCAACTTTcctaaattatgatatttataattttagaaatagGATAAATTGCTTACCGCAACAAGTAAAAAATGACCTAGTAATACACTTATACAATCAGATCACTTAAAAGATATACTACATATCAACTTTTctagaatatgatatttataattttagaattaaaataaattactttACTTTGACATGTAAAACATAATTTGATAGCTTATAAATGATTATACTGATGATATAACATAataattgtactatattgtatAGTCAATAGTATAATTATAATACTACCATATTTGGAGTTTCTATTGTACTAAAGTTTTACACTATAGCTTTGTCCACTCAATATAAAAAAATGTGGAGCATCTATGTATGGTATCCAAGAAAAGCAttgatatttgatattatatGCTCATGGTGTCCCCATACCATTGGAATATAAAAGATTTTCACAATGGTTGGAATTTGGAACAAATTTTTTGAAATCACACATGAAAAGAATGTGACCATATTGGTAAACTCATAGACCATAGCATAAAATTGTAATGAAATATATCAATGTTTTTTATCCTAGTAATTTCATTCGTTGCTCACATTATCGATcttcaattttaataaatagataaataatattAAGTTAATTAAGTTATAGTACTAACTTTTGCAGTACAAATAGtaagattaaatttaaatatctcGTAACTTATTCAATATGAGAAATAATTGATAGATTATCGAAATTTTTACTATTCATTTCAAGATCTCAAGACCCCCTACTAACtatcttttgatgacattagGCAATATTACCTTATTTGGATGTATTGATCTTATCTTATTTGAAATTGACTGAGTATTTGTATTGATGACAAAATCTTATTTTCATTAAATAAGTCAAACATTTGCTATATACATGGGTAGAGACatagtaaaaattttaagtttcagtaattttaattcaaatctcatatttatatttataaaaaaccATTTACTCAgtcaaaatacaaaaaaggtgatccaaaattcataaattaaatccTACTATCTCTTTAactttttctctatttctctctctctatataaataaaattaaccttaTATATAATgtgattttttgataaaggattaTTTGATAAACCTTTTTTTTACACTCTTGAAGCATCAAGTTTGGATACAAGTACGGTCTGTCATTCTTTCATGAAATATCGATTCTattaataactcaatttcaaaatcaagccTCTTGAACAAATTCAATATCTTTTACTCaaaattgtatatttgtattaaGAAAGTCATTATATGTTATAAGAATAatagatttcaaatattttgttttcATAACTTGAACCATTGGCCTCTCAATTATATGACATCATTTTTGCCTGTTACTACAAGATTCTCCTTCCATCATTCTAAAAAATATAACTCGTAAAATTCAAATCCTAACCCCGCCTCTATAACAACCCTCTAATTCTATCCCTACTTATTTACAATAATTAtcttcttatcttttattttaattcaatgtTTCGATACTTATATTGGAGCCTCGATTACTTCGGATCACACACCGCATGTCGAATAACACTCTCAACAGAATTTTTTCCATATCCAAAGTTCGAACTCGAGACCTTCAATTAAGAGTGAAGCAATCCCACAACAACTCATGTTGGTATctctttaccctttttttttttttttttttttttttttaatttcaacccCATGTTCAATATTCGTATTGGAGTCCCCACTACCTCGAATCGCACGTGCCGATTATTGGAGTAGCGCTCTCAACAGGATTTTCTCCATACTCCAaactcaaactcgagatctttaaTTAAGAGTAGAACAAGCTCACCACAACTGACCACGTTGTtatctttttatctttctttcatGGTAACTTTATgttttcttctttaaaaaaaaaaaaaaaatttaaaaaattgtttGGTGTTAATTTGGTGTGTGATGGTAGGAAGGGAAATGGAATGGGGTTGGATGGGCGGTGGAGTGGGTAGGGAATAAACGGTGCCTATAATTTGTGTGATTGCTTCAAATGGGAGTACGAATGAATCAACCAACACCAACATAACGCGTAGTTAACTTATGGCTACTTTTCTAGCATCAACTCTTTACGCAAAGTGTGTGTTGTGTGTGGTGGATCAACCAATTTGGTTCTCTAACTCGAGCCACTAATACTTTTTGTGGTGAAATAATCTTACGACGACCACTAACACTTTGAATAGAGATAATAACACGTTCAGTGAAATTCACAAGTGAGGTTCTACGTAAGTAAAATATATGCAAATCTTATTACTAGGCCCGGTAGAGATAGAGAAGTTGTTTCTAAAAGACCTCCGATTCGAGTATAGCAAATCATAGTAGGTATGAAAAGGAAAATTATAGTGAAGAAATCATGGCAACTGATAAGTAAATAGTCCAATAATCGAACAAGAGACCGGGGGCGGATCTATTAAGAGAGATGAGGGTGTCACGCCACCCGCAAACTTCGACGGAAGCTCTctctatacatacatacatacatacatacatatatatgtacatacagATATAGTTAAATAATTAACAAGCAACCCTTTAATTTTATGCTATAGTGAAGCCACAAATAACTACTAGTTAGCAACCccattttttatatatgtattaatactaattatattgaatttttctttgatttttaaaatattaatagttaatatttgtattaaaaaGTGCATAATTTTATTCTCctcaaatttaaaaagaaaaaacctATTCCTCTCGAATCTCAATTCCCTAATCATCATTGCTTTTGCTTTTTTGGTCTTTGTTGCTGCTATCAACGGATTTTTTGGCATCACCGGCAAAGGTCACGACCTCAACCTCACCGGCCACCTCTCTCCGCatccattattaagtttacttgacATCCGAAGAGTTCGGATCCTGAATCCGCCTTTGTAAGAGACAATAGATGACGATAAAAATCAAAAGCAAGATACTATAAAAATTAGACTAGTACTATGATCAGTTacaatttgaatataataaaagGATGAAGTAAAATAGGAATGCTAAATAAGCAATTGAGTTGGATTTCCagtgtttatatttattttgaattaatataACAATAATTACATTTCTTGttaaatatctataaatattAATGATTCCTTTTACACAAATATTAGAATTTGAACAAAAAATACTATATACCCAAAAGCTAAATCTGCatctatttacatattttttatacatgAAAAGAgacatataactaaaataacattTCTTATAGGCCCTATGGAGGAATAGGTGGAATATAATTTTCAATTACTAATTGTATTAAAGAAGAAGTCCTTGCAAAAGTTCACTTAGGTTTCTtatatattcaattttatttatttatttatttatttatatatgaaaatgaGAATAAATATTATATAGGACTACAAgatcaatttgatttaatgaaaatGAAATTGTAGATAGATCtaaatgaattatttgattaGGCCGGCAAAGGCATATGCTTCAACAGTAGTGGCAGTAGTGTTTTAGTATTAGCCATGGATCATGACTCATTTTCTATATGTTGCATGCATGACTTTGCCTTTgtctaaatatttaaaaatttggtttaaatatttaaatatcaaAAGAGTTATTGATAGATTTATGTGACAGATTGTAGCGGAGTgataagtattttttttcaattttaactaattaaatattttgaattcaaatcttaagttcGAAAGTGTCTttattatgaaatgttttagCTTCAAGTTTTTCAGCGCAGGTCCAAATTTAATCAGGAACCAAGCACGTAACAtcaaaagagttattgatgggtATCATTCGACGAGGTTATGGTGGAGCAGTTaatattctttcaattttaattaaaggtTTCGaattcaaatcttgattttaaaagtGTCTTTATCAGGAAATATATTACACTCAATGTGATATTTTTCAACATGATTCCAAATTTAATCAAGAACCAATGCAAGTAACATCAAAAAAGCTATTGGTAGGTATCGATCACCCGATGAGGTTATGGTGCAGTCATAAGTATTCGTTCAActttaattaaagattttgaattcaaatcttgattttaaaactGTCTTTATTAGTGAATATATTACTTTCAATCAATGAGATTTTTCAGTATGTACAAATTTAATCAGGAACAAATGCATGgcattaaggggtcgtttgatatGAGGTATAAGAAATAAATAGTTTCGGGATAAAATGAAGTGTTAATTTATCCCATGTTCAATTTGAAGTATTAATTAGTACTGAAATTATTTATCTCACGATTTACATCATAGTAATGGAATAAGCTACTCaatatacatggtgggataactaTTCCCAGGTTATCCTGAAATAACTAATTTCGAAATTAATTATCCCGATATAATtttttcccaaccaaacgaccccttaagaGAGTTATCGACCGATACTACTGCTAAGGAGCATGACGAAGTGGTAAATATCCGATACTTTTAATTAGAGATCTCAAATTCGAACATTTGATAGAAAATGAACTTTATTCAAAGTGTGTTACCAAATATAAGATTTTTTAGTAAAGTTAGTAATAGATAATATTCTCTAGTAGGCTATTTGGCCAGGTCTATCTGATTAGGTCAAAGTTGTGATTGTGAATCATATTCCACATAAAGCCTACTTAGCTACTAATTAAGAACATGCATATTTACCATACAAATTTATAGGAGTTTAAATTCTTTTTGTCTTAACTATTATTAGATATATTGCATTAAAATCACCAACGGATCATgagtgacaaaaaaaaaaaatcacccaaTCTTACCTAAATATTTGTACAAGAAAAGTCACCAAATATTACTTCCTTCATCTCAACTTACGTGAGGTAATTTAATTTGATATggagattaagaaaaaagaaaagactttttagattatttgtgatttaaaataagTTAGAGATGTTTATGTggatataaatcatttcattaagggtaaaatgaatatttaaagttaaatagttactaaatatagaaatatatcaTTCTTTTTTAGACTGACTAAAAAAAGGtgaatcatataaatttaaacaTAGGAAGtatttcataattaaaacatcactCAAACTTAGCGGTTGAGTTTAATCAAAGGAGCTTTACGTGAATCTTTCTCGTTAAAAAAACAcattatatatagagagaataagaaaaatatatgttttatataatagatgttgaactcTTTGATGAATATCTTGTCTCACCATTACTCAAAATCCATACATCCAATAGCGGGTCGTTTGGTATGGCGGACATGCATAAATAGTCATGGAATAAAAAATTAGTAGTACTTTATCTTTAGTTTTACTATTAATATTGAATAAGCTATATCAGAGCTACTAATTAGTATACGGATAAGTTATCTCTAACTAAGGATGGAATAATAGTATAAGGATAAATTATCCCTGATAGAGAATGGAATAATGAATATTATTCTGcgataaaacataaaaaataataaaaacgcTCATGTGGTCactcaaataatttttctactaAATAAGATGGTAACatttattcttagaaataatTATGCAATGCgtgttatgttttataaaaaagaaCTAAACaaactacaaaaaataataacgGAAAAACTAATTCCAACGCAAATTATCGTCAAAATCAAACGACTCTCACTGATGACAAAAGGTACTCGTTTTAACCTTTTCGTCGAAAAAGTACAGTTTTAACCTTTTCGTCGAAAAATTACACTATATAACATCAATAATGACTTACCAAGTATATTCCCTAATATCAATTTTAATAAGGTAGAGTGTATATAGTTCATACCTTTGTATTTAGAGGGGAGGTTGTTATAGAAAAAATCGTCATATGATTTTTATATAAGCATATTATAAAacaaggggtcatttggttggaaaataagTTATGCTGGAATTAGTTATGCCAGAATTAGTTGTACTGGAATTAATtagtcaaatattattttttagtgattgttgggtttgtggtactaaaaatggcatgcattgcattctttttaaaaatagatagtttatttacaaaaatatcattCACTTTATTTAGCTTAATATTTCAtgtcaaattatttattttgtcctaaattctataaaatatcgataatctcattttaaaaaaaaaataatcaacaaaaaatatgaaaaaaattaatttcattttacattatttagtatcattaatatttaaaaagttgaattgtactttttttaaaaaaaaaaattcaaacttgtttaactatatataaaaaataaattttacttaataattaagcatgtactaaGTTAGAAAAGAAATGAtaagatactttaattacttatccatgataaatttgttaggaaaaataaaaagttgaagtaagattaataactataaaatagaaaaacaataaACCTTTGATCAATTTTGA is from Capsicum annuum cultivar UCD-10X-F1 chromosome 5, UCD10Xv1.1, whole genome shotgun sequence and encodes:
- the LOC107853887 gene encoding heparan-alpha-glucosaminide N-acetyltransferase, producing the protein MGSYQLIREKNDARLRWDPQQQQQQQQQQQGDVVQVQPEGKNLLYPRIEVITSDVTKDNDLELSFQKFVSSPKSPLSTLPKSSADHIGNGGQHFRRSKSGGSTAGDGRLLSLDIFRGITVALMIFVEYAGGIYPAINHSPWDGITLADFVMPFFLFIVGVSLALAYKNMSCRVSATGKAVHRALKLLILGLFLQGGYFHGIKNLTYGVDIERIRWMGILQRIAIAFLLAAMCEIWLKGDNKVNSGQSLLKRYHQQWAMAIMVTALYLSLFYGLYVPDWEYQVPMDSSSSEAKIFTVKCGVRGDSGPACNAVGMIDRKILGIQHLYTRAIYGRSKECSVNSPNYGPLPLDAPSWCQAPFDPEGLLSSLMAIVTCFIGLHYGHIIVHFKDHKIRIQQWLVPSSCLVLLGVTCDYFGMHLNKVLYSFSYMCVTAGAAGFLFTAVYMMVDVWGYRHWTTVLKWMGTNALLIYVLVSCNILPVILQGFYWRRPENDILTMIGVGPKK